From the genome of Oncorhynchus masou masou isolate Uvic2021 unplaced genomic scaffold, UVic_Omas_1.1 unplaced_scaffold_1239, whole genome shotgun sequence, one region includes:
- the LOC135530038 gene encoding myeloid-associated differentiation marker-like: MVTLDTRTLTVPVGIVRMLEVVLTCISFSLVASVGHFGSSYWAWCMFTWVFCCFVTLLILIMEFTTLHARVPISWDDFTTAFAMLSTLMVLAASIIYPTFFTCVSCGKQIAATVISCLAFLLYGTEVGLIRAKPGEISGFLSTIPGLLKVLEAFVACIIFISLDHGSYSRFPGLQWCVAVYSLCFIFALIIILFTICRLLSLFPFPFDKVLTGYNVLAVLMYMTCVVIWPLYSFQNNHSRPSGCGRNCYWDNQVVVAFMTCFNLVVYIVDTVYSFRLVFFVTPA, encoded by the exons ATGGTGACCCTGGACACGCGGACCCTGACGGTGCCCGTGGGCATCGTGAGGATGCTGGAGGTGGTCCTCACCTGTATCTCCTTCAGCCTGGTGGCCTCGGTGGGTCACTTCGGCTCATCCTACTGGGCCTGGTGCATGTTCACCTGGGTCTTCTGTTGCTTCgtcaccctcctcatcctcatcatgGAGTTCACCACCCTCCATGCCCGGGTGCCCATCTCCTGGGACGACTTCACCACCGCCTTTGCCATGCTGTCCACGCTCATG GTGCTGGCTGCCTCCATCATCTACCCCACCTTCTTCACGTGTGTCTCCTGCGGGAAGCAGATTGCCGCCACCGTCATTTCCTGTCTGGCCTTCCTCTTGTACGGCACGGAGGTGGGCCTGATCCGGGCCAAACCCGGCGAGATCAGCGGCTTTCTCTCCACCATCCCGGGCCTCCTCAAGGTCCTCGAGGCCTTCGTGGCCTGCATCATCTTCATCTCTCTGGACCATGGCTCCTACTCGCGGTTCCCAGGGCTCCAGTGGTGCGTGGCGGTCTATTCGCTATGTTTCATCTTTgccctcatcatcatcctctttACTATCTGCCGCCTGCTGTCGCTCTTCCCGTTCCCGTTCGACAAGGTGCTGACGGGCTACAACGTGCTGGCCGTGCTGATGTACATGACGTGCGTGGTGATATGGCCTCTTTATAGCTTCCAGAACAACCACAGCAGACCCAGCGGGTGTGGCCGCAACTGCTACTGGGATAACCAGGTTGTAGTGGCGTTCATGACCTGTTTCAACCTTGTGGTTTACATTGTGGACACGGTCTACTCTTTCAGGCTGGTGTTCTTCGTCACCCCGGCTTAA